In Candidatus Saganbacteria bacterium, a single window of DNA contains:
- a CDS encoding NADH-quinone oxidoreductase subunit C, which produces MNEELKQKIETKFADTVLDYKSPREKRIYMRIKKEQIKPVLSYVMNELGFSHLSTITGVDLKTEFEVLYHVVKSGLCLTIAIKVDRNDPHVDTITDIIPGAICYERELQDFFGIEVDNIPDGRRLIIPEDWPEGQYPLRKDWNKSMLPESFNDGLRRKWTE; this is translated from the coding sequence ATGAACGAAGAATTAAAACAAAAGATAGAAACAAAGTTCGCGGATACGGTCCTCGACTATAAAAGTCCGAGGGAGAAACGCATCTATATGAGAATAAAGAAGGAACAAATAAAGCCCGTCCTCTCATATGTGATGAACGAGCTGGGATTTTCACACCTGAGCACAATAACCGGCGTCGACCTGAAGACCGAGTTCGAAGTGCTCTATCACGTTGTAAAAAGCGGGCTTTGCCTTACGATCGCCATCAAAGTGGACCGTAATGACCCTCATGTCGATACGATAACGGATATTATCCCCGGAGCGATCTGCTATGAAAGGGAACTCCAGGACTTTTTCGGAATAGAAGTCGACAATATCCCTGACGGAAGAAGGCTGATAATACCGGAGGACTGGCCGGAAGGGCAGTATCCGCTGCGCAAAGACTGGAACAAAAGCATGCTTCCGGAGTCTTTTAACGACGGGTTGAGGAGGAAGTGGACGGAATAA
- a CDS encoding nickel-dependent hydrogenase large subunit, whose protein sequence is MHNQEHRNDIRIPVGPQHPALKEPEFFSFKVEGERVLEADVRLGYSHRGIEKGCEDRNFIQSLYLVERICGICSHSHATVFIQGVEELQGTEIPKRAKYIRTIVGELERIHSHLLWVGVAAHEVGYDTMYMYAWRDREVVMDLLELVTGNRVNYSMNTLGGVRRDITKDMADKIRDGLKILEQKTMYYLNTALQEKTFIMRTENVGIMPTDVARKLGAAGPTARGSNIPDDVRKDDPYAAYGEIPFNVVTSKRCDVLGRAQVRVGELLESYKIIKYALDNIPDTPLAVKTSRRVPEGEVLSRYETPRGELIHYIKSNGTDKPERVKVRAPSLGNVAPVKYMLENYFIADIPIILAAIDPCFSCADRMVRVAEPDHEHVMTWEALSKFGIEWYKKNGNNI, encoded by the coding sequence ATGCACAATCAGGAACATAGGAATGATATAAGAATACCGGTAGGGCCGCAGCACCCGGCTCTCAAAGAACCCGAGTTCTTCAGTTTCAAGGTGGAAGGCGAAAGGGTCCTTGAGGCGGATGTGCGCCTGGGGTACAGCCACAGGGGCATTGAAAAAGGCTGTGAGGACAGGAATTTTATACAGTCTTTATATCTTGTCGAGCGCATCTGCGGCATCTGCTCGCATTCCCATGCGACGGTCTTCATCCAGGGTGTTGAAGAACTGCAGGGAACCGAGATACCGAAAAGAGCAAAATATATAAGGACGATAGTAGGAGAACTTGAGAGGATACATTCTCATCTTTTGTGGGTCGGCGTAGCGGCGCACGAGGTCGGGTACGATACTATGTACATGTATGCGTGGCGCGACAGGGAGGTCGTGATGGACCTTCTGGAGCTTGTCACCGGGAACAGGGTTAATTATTCGATGAACACCCTTGGCGGTGTCAGAAGAGATATCACTAAGGACATGGCGGACAAGATAAGGGACGGACTGAAAATACTGGAACAAAAGACGATGTATTATCTGAACACCGCACTGCAGGAAAAGACCTTCATCATGAGGACCGAAAATGTGGGGATCATGCCTACCGATGTCGCAAGGAAGCTTGGGGCAGCGGGTCCAACGGCGAGAGGTTCTAACATTCCGGATGACGTAAGAAAGGACGATCCTTACGCCGCTTACGGCGAGATACCGTTCAATGTGGTCACGTCAAAAAGATGCGATGTGCTCGGCAGGGCTCAAGTGAGAGTGGGGGAGCTGCTTGAAAGCTACAAGATAATAAAATACGCGCTTGACAACATACCTGATACTCCACTTGCGGTAAAGACTTCAAGGAGAGTCCCGGAAGGAGAAGTGTTAAGCAGATATGAGACGCCAAGGGGCGAGCTTATACATTATATAAAATCTAACGGGACAGACAAGCCTGAGAGGGTAAAAGTAAGGGCGCCGTCTTTAGGCAATGTTGCTCCTGTTAAATACATGCTCGAGAACTATTTCATCGCGGATATACCGATCATCCTGGCTGCGATAGACCCGTGTTTCTCGTGCGCTGACAGGATGGTCAGGGTCGCGGAACCCGATCACGAGCATGTGATGACATGGGAGGCACTGAGCAAATTCGGAATAGAATGGTACAAGAAAAATGGAAATAATATTTAA
- a CDS encoding NADH-quinone oxidoreductase subunit H, with product MEIIFKLFYLLIFPGFLFLVFYGLFLEWIDRKLLAKFQNRVGPPWFQPVADFIKLFAKEDTVPAKADRAMFALAPVFALAAVLTTIAFIPVIVPALYSFPGDIVVIAYLLMVPTFGLFLGGWYSANYFASIGAVRTTLLLFSYEVPLLMALLGPAILAGSWSIEGVIAFQAAHPWIILYQPLGFIVVLVSIVGKLERIPFDIPEAETEIVEGPLCEYSGKKLALYRLMFDVETVIGASLISIFYLGGFYGANILLTAAIFLVKTLVVLFMISLAKAVFGRIRIDQMIEFCWKILMPTAILQFLLIIIARLW from the coding sequence ATGGAAATAATATTTAAATTATTCTATCTTCTGATATTCCCGGGATTTTTATTCCTGGTATTTTACGGTCTTTTCCTTGAATGGATCGACCGAAAGCTTCTGGCAAAATTCCAGAACCGCGTGGGGCCTCCGTGGTTCCAGCCTGTCGCGGATTTCATAAAGCTTTTCGCGAAAGAAGATACTGTGCCGGCTAAGGCCGACAGGGCAATGTTCGCTCTCGCGCCGGTATTTGCTCTCGCGGCGGTATTGACCACAATTGCTTTTATCCCGGTCATTGTCCCGGCGTTATATTCTTTTCCCGGGGATATAGTCGTGATCGCCTATCTTTTAATGGTCCCGACATTTGGCCTGTTCCTGGGCGGCTGGTACTCGGCAAATTATTTTGCTTCCATAGGAGCCGTGAGAACGACTCTCCTGTTATTTTCGTATGAAGTCCCGCTTTTAATGGCACTGCTCGGGCCCGCGATCCTTGCAGGGTCATGGAGCATCGAAGGTGTGATCGCTTTTCAGGCGGCCCATCCCTGGATCATACTCTATCAGCCTCTTGGCTTCATCGTTGTGCTGGTGTCTATTGTCGGCAAGCTCGAAAGGATCCCGTTCGACATACCGGAAGCCGAGACCGAGATAGTCGAAGGTCCGCTTTGCGAATACTCAGGAAAGAAGCTCGCTCTTTACAGGCTGATGTTCGATGTAGAGACTGTGATAGGAGCTTCGCTTATCAGCATATTCTATCTGGGCGGTTTTTACGGCGCGAACATCCTGTTGACAGCGGCAATATTTCTTGTAAAGACCTTGGTCGTCCTATTCATGATATCCCTGGCAAAAGCCGTATTCGGAAGGATCAGGATAGACCAGATGATAGAGTTCTGCTGGAAGATCCTGATGCCCACAGCGATACTCCAGTTTTTGCTGATAATAATAGCGAGATTGTGGTAG
- a CDS encoding 4Fe-4S binding protein — translation MLGALIPESIRQLFKKAATNMYPAEQFATPADFRGKLVADIKKCIGCKLCMRDCSAQAIEVIDVTPPPPPEAQEKQKKKFKLNIYLDRCVYCGQCMENCPTDTLSMESTHDLASYDRASLKTEYEF, via the coding sequence ATGCTTGGAGCTTTGATACCTGAATCAATAAGACAGCTTTTTAAGAAGGCCGCGACAAACATGTATCCTGCGGAACAATTTGCGACGCCGGCTGACTTTCGGGGTAAGCTTGTCGCTGACATAAAGAAATGCATCGGCTGCAAACTTTGCATGCGGGACTGCTCCGCGCAGGCGATAGAAGTCATAGACGTAACGCCTCCTCCGCCGCCGGAAGCTCAGGAAAAACAGAAGAAGAAATTTAAGCTTAACATCTATCTTGACCGTTGCGTCTATTGCGGCCAATGCATGGAGAATTGCCCGACAGACACCCTTTCGATGGAGTCAACGCACGATCTTGCCTCTTATGACAGGGCATCGTTGAAGACTGAATACGAGTTTTAG
- a CDS encoding citrate synthase, translated as MENEKKDLIQRLHEKCNENNNISQDLFKKYNVKRGLRNEDGSGVLVGLTRIASVLGYEKIDEDIVPVEGRLEYRGIDVNDIINGIKQDDRFGFEEVIYLLLFGELPKKREFKEFTDLFVKERHLPENFTRDIILNFRARNIMNSLARATLALYSADPDADSLSIDNQIKQAISLIAKFPVIIVHAYHAMRSKFYNETLFIQPPNDGLMTAENFFHMLRKDHHFTKTEAQVLDVMLMLHADHGGGNNSTFATRVTSSSGTDAYSSISGAIASLKGPLHGGANLSVMTMMEDIKKNVKDWTNKEELKNYIAKLMRCEVGDRSGKIYGFGHAVYTKSDPRAVILKEYAIRLAQEKGHEQELQLYLNMEELVPQTFLEVKQNTKIIAPNVDFFSGFVYNCLGISQDLYTPLFAMARISGWMAHRIEELMVSKRIIRPAYKNVTTRKKYLSPDKRR; from the coding sequence ATGGAAAATGAGAAGAAGGACCTTATTCAGCGCCTGCATGAAAAATGCAATGAGAACAATAATATCAGCCAGGACCTTTTTAAAAAATACAACGTAAAAAGGGGCCTGAGGAATGAGGACGGCAGCGGCGTTTTAGTAGGATTGACCCGTATCGCCTCGGTTTTAGGCTACGAAAAGATCGACGAGGATATCGTCCCCGTTGAAGGCCGCCTTGAATACAGGGGAATAGACGTGAACGATATCATCAACGGCATAAAACAGGACGACAGGTTCGGTTTTGAAGAAGTCATCTATCTTCTTCTGTTCGGCGAGCTCCCGAAAAAAAGGGAGTTCAAGGAGTTCACCGATTTATTTGTCAAAGAAAGGCACCTGCCCGAGAACTTCACAAGAGATATCATACTGAACTTCAGGGCGCGAAACATCATGAACAGCCTGGCCAGGGCTACTCTTGCGCTCTACAGTGCCGATCCGGATGCTGACAGCCTGTCGATCGATAACCAGATAAAACAGGCCATATCTTTAATAGCAAAGTTCCCCGTCATAATCGTCCACGCGTATCACGCGATGCGCTCTAAATTCTATAACGAGACCCTGTTCATCCAGCCCCCTAACGACGGCCTGATGACGGCGGAGAACTTTTTCCATATGCTGAGAAAAGACCACCACTTCACCAAGACGGAAGCCCAGGTGCTTGACGTGATGCTTATGCTCCACGCGGACCACGGGGGCGGGAACAATTCGACTTTTGCCACCAGGGTCACCTCGTCTTCGGGGACAGACGCTTATTCCTCTATATCCGGAGCGATCGCGTCCCTGAAAGGGCCTCTGCACGGCGGCGCCAACCTGAGCGTGATGACGATGATGGAAGATATCAAGAAGAACGTCAAGGACTGGACGAACAAGGAAGAGCTGAAAAATTACATCGCGAAATTGATGCGCTGCGAAGTCGGGGACAGGAGCGGGAAGATCTACGGTTTCGGGCATGCCGTCTACACAAAATCGGACCCGAGAGCAGTAATATTGAAAGAGTACGCCATCCGCCTCGCCCAGGAAAAAGGACACGAGCAGGAATTACAGCTGTATCTGAACATGGAAGAGCTGGTCCCGCAGACCTTCCTTGAGGTAAAACAGAATACTAAGATAATCGCTCCTAATGTCGATTTTTTCTCCGGCTTTGTGTACAACTGCCTCGGCATCTCGCAGGACCTTTACACTCCGCTGTTCGCCATGGCGCGCATCTCCGGCTGGATGGCGCACAGGATAGAGGAACTGATGGTATCAAAGCGCATAATACGGCCGGCCTACAAGAACGTCACGACCCGCAAGAAATACCTTTCACCGGATAAGAGAAGATAG
- a CDS encoding AI-2E family transporter — MNTMIHFRWKMLLIPVIILTILYMMYRVPNTIGTFLIGLMIYLILDPLVDALAKRYKSRALITLIVFTLVLLLFVLFLVPLNYLAQVELPKFITQTPVYLESFKSMIKAFDSKFAFLSQLLGLGSQGIFTLMFKSMASQNFVTTIASNSADLFMKIATISFDFIMGLIIAAYLIIDEPRILSFIEKHLPKKLTLINREMWHDMLRCISGYFGGILLLGLILFALSWIGLAVLNVPYAFMLSVWAGMTIIIPYIGPFAGSIPAVAVALTNGIWLGTIVAVFMTILQFIVTSVVGPKVLGEIIGIHPIIVILALIIGGELGGLVGMILAVPLTSVIVIFLRYYWPMFIED; from the coding sequence ATGAACACAATGATCCATTTCCGCTGGAAGATGCTTCTGATACCGGTAATAATATTGACGATCTTATATATGATGTACCGCGTGCCTAACACGATAGGGACATTCCTGATCGGTCTGATGATCTACCTTATATTAGACCCGCTGGTGGACGCGCTGGCAAAAAGATACAAATCAAGAGCCCTGATAACGTTAATAGTCTTCACACTGGTGTTGCTGTTGTTTGTCCTGTTCCTGGTCCCGCTGAACTATCTTGCCCAGGTGGAATTGCCGAAGTTCATAACTCAGACGCCGGTATATTTAGAGTCCTTTAAATCGATGATAAAAGCATTTGACAGTAAATTCGCGTTCCTTTCGCAGTTATTGGGGCTGGGATCGCAGGGGATATTTACTTTGATGTTCAAGAGCATGGCTTCACAAAACTTCGTAACGACGATAGCCTCGAATTCAGCGGACCTTTTCATGAAGATCGCGACGATCTCTTTCGACTTTATCATGGGGCTGATAATAGCGGCTTATCTTATCATCGACGAGCCGAGGATACTTTCTTTCATAGAAAAGCACCTGCCGAAAAAACTGACACTGATCAACAGGGAAATGTGGCACGATATGCTGAGGTGCATCTCCGGATACTTCGGCGGGATATTGTTGTTAGGTCTTATATTATTTGCATTGAGCTGGATAGGGCTTGCTGTTCTGAACGTCCCGTATGCCTTCATGCTTTCCGTATGGGCCGGGATGACGATAATTATCCCCTATATCGGGCCGTTCGCCGGTTCTATACCAGCTGTAGCGGTCGCGCTAACGAATGGCATATGGCTCGGTACTATAGTTGCAGTGTTCATGACGATACTGCAGTTCATCGTGACAAGCGTGGTCGGGCCAAAGGTCCTGGGAGAGATAATCGGGATACATCCTATCATTGTCATACTCGCTTTGATAATCGGGGGCGAGCTTGGCGGGCTTGTGGGCATGATCCTTGCGGTTCCGCTCACCAGTGTCATAGTCATCTTTTTAAGATACTACTGGCCGATGTTCATTGAGGATTAG
- a CDS encoding BspA family leucine-rich repeat surface protein — protein sequence MCSANNSGGSGIVVIRYLTDQPATTYVITPEAGANGSISPATAQTTDEGGNITFTFTPNTGYGVSRLLVDGVATAVATSYTFTNITANHTIEADFSPTFISTWDTRNTSTGSSNDHQITLPLYSGGTYNFTVNWGDGSSETITAYDQPGVTHTYASTGVYTLEASGTIEGWSFYNVGDKLKITNISQWGPLRLGNGPSNDGGHFDGTSNLKITATDVLDLTGTTSMINAFASSGIDTVPSMNSWDVSNVNTMRGMFSGATLFNQDIGSWHVDNVTDMSSMFTSASSFNQNIVSWDVSKVTDMSNMFCGAASFNQNIGSWNVSSVESMLQMFASATSFNGNIGDWGTKTSKVANMSSMFQNEQLFNQNIGSWDVSSVTDMNHMFFGAIQFNQNIGNWDVSKVTNMNGMFYYATSFNGNIGNWGSKVSKVTDMQHMFDSDTSFNQNIGSWDVSIVTNMSGMFNEVTLSTANYNNLLTGWAGLTLHNGVTFDGGNSKYNGGTPEAAHTVLTGTYGWTITDGGIITWTITPEAGANGTISPSTATTTNEGSSTTFTFTPNAHYHVSQVLVDGVATTAATSYTFTNVSANHTIEADFAQTTWMITPEAGANGTISPSTATTTNDGSSTTFTFTPSAHYHVSQVLVDGVATTAATSYTFTNVTANHTIEAGFSQTTWMITPEAGANGSISPATVQTTNEGSTTTFTFTPNAHYHVSQVLVDGQELTGASALLLCRQRMRVQQQRSRSRRAHITMYHRYWWTEWRRRRRPVTRSRM from the coding sequence TTGTGCAGCGCAAACAACAGCGGCGGCTCGGGGATAGTGGTCATAAGATATTTGACCGATCAGCCTGCGACTACTTATGTTATCACGCCTGAAGCGGGAGCTAACGGAAGCATCAGCCCGGCTACAGCGCAGACAACTGATGAAGGAGGCAATATAACATTCACGTTCACTCCAAATACCGGTTACGGTGTTTCGCGCCTTCTTGTGGACGGTGTGGCGACAGCGGTGGCGACAAGTTACACGTTCACGAATATTACCGCGAACCACACGATAGAAGCGGACTTTAGTCCTACGTTCATCTCAACCTGGGACACGAGAAATACATCGACGGGCTCAAGCAACGATCATCAGATCACGCTCCCTCTATACAGCGGCGGAACATATAACTTCACGGTCAATTGGGGAGACGGAAGCAGCGAAACGATCACCGCTTATGATCAACCTGGAGTTACTCATACTTATGCATCGACGGGCGTCTACACGCTCGAGGCCAGCGGAACGATCGAGGGATGGAGTTTTTATAATGTCGGAGACAAATTAAAGATAACAAATATCAGCCAGTGGGGACCATTAAGACTAGGGAACGGCCCTTCCAACGACGGCGGTCATTTTGACGGAACATCCAATTTAAAGATAACGGCGACGGATGTTCTGGACCTGACAGGGACAACCAGTATGATCAATGCTTTTGCATCCAGCGGGATCGACACAGTTCCTTCTATGAATAGTTGGGATGTGTCAAATGTGAATACTATGAGGGGTATGTTTTCCGGCGCAACGCTGTTCAATCAGGACATCGGGAGCTGGCATGTTGATAACGTTACGGATATGAGTTCTATGTTCACCAGCGCATCATCATTCAATCAGAACATAGTAAGCTGGGATGTCTCAAAGGTCACGGATATGAGCAATATGTTCTGCGGCGCAGCCTCATTCAACCAGAATATAGGGAGCTGGAATGTATCAAGCGTTGAGAGTATGTTGCAAATGTTCGCTTCTGCCACCTCATTCAACGGGAACATAGGCGACTGGGGAACAAAAACATCCAAAGTTGCTAATATGAGTTCTATGTTCCAAAACGAGCAGTTGTTCAACCAGAACATAGGAAGCTGGGATGTTTCGAGCGTTACTGATATGAACCATATGTTCTTTGGCGCGATACAATTCAACCAGAACATAGGTAACTGGGATGTGTCAAAAGTCACTAATATGAACGGCATGTTCTATTATGCAACATCATTCAACGGGAATATAGGCAACTGGGGGTCTAAAGTATCAAAAGTTACGGATATGCAGCATATGTTCGATTCCGATACCTCATTCAATCAGAACATCGGGAGCTGGGACGTCTCAATCGTTACAAATATGAGCGGTATGTTTAATGAAGTAACATTATCAACGGCTAATTACAATAATTTGTTGACGGGATGGGCCGGCCTGACACTGCATAACGGCGTAACTTTCGATGGAGGAAATTCCAAATATAATGGAGGAACCCCCGAAGCCGCACATACAGTTTTGACCGGAACTTATGGCTGGACAATAACCGACGGTGGAATAATAACATGGACGATCACACCTGAAGCCGGAGCAAACGGTACGATAAGTCCGAGCACAGCGACAACAACGAATGAGGGCTCGTCTACGACGTTCACGTTCACTCCGAACGCCCATTACCATGTATCGCAGGTGCTAGTAGACGGGGTTGCGACAACAGCGGCGACCAGTTACACGTTCACGAACGTGAGCGCTAACCATACGATAGAAGCTGATTTTGCACAAACTACATGGATGATAACTCCGGAAGCCGGAGCTAACGGGACGATAAGTCCAAGCACAGCGACAACAACTAATGACGGATCGTCTACGACGTTCACGTTCACGCCGAGCGCACATTACCATGTATCACAGGTGCTAGTAGACGGGGTTGCGACAACAGCGGCGACCAGTTACACGTTCACGAACGTTACCGCGAACCACACGATAGAAGCGGGTTTCAGCCAAACCACATGGATGATAACGCCGGAAGCTGGAGCTAACGGGAGCATCAGTCCCGCTACGGTACAAACGACGAACGAGGGTTCAACAACAACGTTCACGTTCACTCCGAACGCCCATTACCATGTATCGCAGGTACTGGTGGACGGACAGGAGCTAACGGGAGCATCAGCCCTGCTACTGTGCAGACAACGAATGAGGGTTCAACAACAACGTTCACGTTCACGCCGAGCGCACATTACCATGTATCACAGGTACTGGTGGACGGAGTGGCGACGACGGCGGCGACCAGTTACACGTTCACGAATGTGA
- a CDS encoding LysM peptidoglycan-binding domain-containing protein, with protein sequence MRKTKNNIICTVLLMFCLTGISIAADVLDIGAGARSIGLGRTNTSVKGDAYGIFGNPASLRGVTTGEIVSMYGTMNTDVKYTLLGYVLPTKYGKFFAGYANNQTPDITSTTLDATTGRPVAVTNFDFRNDMLLLGYENSLSKAISYGLRVKYYNKGSAAIANMSGSGVNADAGVQIDTNDKLTVGMIAKNIIPGQSIKLLNGQTEELPGEFDIGLGFFPHKRLDIYADLNLTRNIPAEAKVGIEWRMVDFLALRLGAEQKSMGASSSYINGSAGVGLNLGIFGIDYAYYYDSLVTTNSRHFISISIKTPAVKAAEPVFPEKTATKAISKEEVKIITPKAPAIPVEEVKAKEPEAIEYIVVEDDWLSKIALRYLGDMKRYPELAKMNDIKNPDLIFPGQKIIIKK encoded by the coding sequence ATGAGGAAGACAAAAAATAATATTATTTGCACAGTGTTATTAATGTTCTGTTTAACAGGGATATCGATAGCAGCTGACGTGCTTGATATAGGGGCAGGTGCAAGGTCAATAGGACTTGGCAGGACGAATACCTCGGTGAAGGGAGATGCCTACGGGATATTCGGCAACCCGGCAAGCTTAAGGGGAGTGACAACGGGCGAGATAGTGAGCATGTACGGGACGATGAACACGGACGTCAAATACACGCTTCTCGGTTACGTGCTGCCTACAAAATACGGCAAGTTCTTCGCGGGTTACGCTAACAACCAGACACCCGATATTACATCCACGACGCTTGATGCCACAACAGGAAGGCCCGTGGCCGTGACAAACTTTGATTTCAGGAACGACATGCTTCTTTTGGGATACGAGAACAGCCTGAGCAAGGCAATATCATACGGATTGAGGGTGAAATACTACAATAAAGGGAGCGCGGCCATTGCGAACATGTCGGGTAGCGGAGTAAATGCGGACGCGGGTGTTCAGATAGACACAAATGACAAGCTGACAGTCGGTATGATCGCAAAGAATATAATACCCGGACAGTCGATAAAGCTTCTTAACGGGCAAACTGAGGAGCTTCCGGGAGAGTTTGACATAGGACTTGGGTTTTTCCCTCATAAGAGACTGGATATCTATGCGGATCTGAATCTTACAAGGAACATCCCTGCGGAAGCAAAAGTTGGTATCGAGTGGAGGATGGTGGATTTTCTGGCATTGCGCCTTGGCGCAGAGCAGAAGTCGATGGGTGCAAGTTCAAGTTATATAAACGGTTCAGCCGGCGTGGGATTAAACCTGGGGATATTCGGTATAGATTACGCGTATTACTATGACAGTCTTGTGACGACCAACTCAAGGCATTTCATTTCGATATCAATAAAAACACCGGCAGTGAAAGCGGCTGAGCCTGTGTTCCCGGAAAAGACAGCAACTAAAGCGATATCTAAAGAAGAAGTTAAGATCATAACTCCTAAAGCGCCGGCAATTCCGGTTGAAGAAGTGAAAGCAAAAGAGCCTGAAGCGATTGAATATATAGTAGTGGAAGATGACTGGTTGAGTAAGATAGCGTTAAGGTACTTAGGTGATATGAAGAGATATCCTGAGCTTGCCAAGATGAACGACATCAAGAATCCCGATCTGATATTTCCCGGGCAGAAGATAATTATAAAGAAATAA
- a CDS encoding LysM peptidoglycan-binding domain-containing protein: MRKTKNNIICTVLLIFCLTGISIAADVLDIGSGARSIGLGRTNTSVKGDAYGIFGNPASLRGVTTGEIVSMYGTMNTDVKYTLLGYVLPTKYGKFFAGYANNQTPDITSTTLDATTGRPVAVTNFDFRNDMLLLGYENSLSKTISYGLRLKYYNKGSAAISNMSGSGVNADAGVQIDANDKLTVGMIAKNIIPGQSIKLLNGQTEELPGEFDIGLGFFPHKRLDIYADLNLTRNIPAEAKLGIEWRMLDQLALRLGAEQKSTGASSSYINGSAGVGLTLGIFGIDYAYYYDSLVQTNSRHFVSISIKTPAVKAAEPVFPEKTATKAISKEEVKIITPKAPAIPVEEEATEAVTSVEETKEPVMTYAVKPGDTLGKISSLFLADGSKYTEIAKDNGIEDPNLIYAGQRIKITRVVYVVKEGDTLSGIALKFMNNADLYTKIAKDNSIEDPRLIFSGQKIVIRK, encoded by the coding sequence ATGAGGAAGACAAAAAATAATATTATTTGCACAGTGTTATTGATATTCTGTTTAACAGGGATATCGATAGCAGCTGACGTGCTTGATATAGGGTCAGGCGCAAGGTCAATAGGACTTGGCAGGACGAACACGTCGGTGAAGGGAGATGCCTACGGGATATTCGGCAACCCGGCAAGCCTGAGGGGAGTGACGACGGGAGAGATAGTGAGCATGTACGGGACTATGAACACGGACGTCAAATACACGCTTCTCGGTTACGTATTGCCTACAAAGTACGGGAAGTTCTTCGCGGGATACGCCAATAACCAGACACCCGATATCACGTCCACGACGCTTGACGCCACAACGGGAAGGCCCGTGGCCGTGACCAACTTTGATTTCAGGAACGACATGCTTCTTTTGGGATACGAGAACAGCTTAAGCAAGACAATATCATACGGATTGAGGCTGAAATACTACAACAAAGGCAGTGCGGCCATTTCGAACATGTCGGGTAGCGGAGTAAATGCGGATGCGGGTGTCCAGATAGACGCAAATGACAAGCTGACAGTCGGTATGATCGCAAAGAACATCATACCCGGACAGTCGATAAAGCTTCTTAACGGCCAAACGGAGGAGCTTCCGGGAGAGTTTGACATAGGACTCGGTTTTTTCCCGCATAAGAGACTGGACATCTATGCGGACCTGAATCTTACAAGGAACATCCCTGCGGAGGCAAAGCTTGGCATTGAATGGAGGATGTTGGACCAACTGGCATTGCGACTTGGTGCCGAGCAGAAGTCAACGGGTGCGAGTTCAAGTTATATCAACGGTTCTGCAGGCGTGGGTTTGACCCTGGGGATATTCGGAATAGATTACGCATATTACTATGACAGTCTTGTCCAGACGAACTCGAGGCATTTCGTATCGATATCGATAAAAACACCGGCAGTGAAAGCGGCTGAGCCTGTGTTCCCGGAAAAGACAGCAACTAAAGCGATATCTAAAGAAGAAGTTAAGATCATAACTCCTAAAGCGCCGGCAATTCCGGTTGAAGAAGAAGCAACAGAGGCCGTAACATCCGTTGAAGAGACAAAAGAGCCGGTAATGACGTATGCGGTAAAACCGGGAGACACGCTTGGCAAGATATCATCACTTTTCCTGGCGGACGGCTCAAAGTATACGGAGATAGCGAAAGATAACGGGATTGAAGACCCGAACCTGATATATGCGGGACAAAGGATCAAGATAACTAGAGTCGTATATGTCGTCAAGGAAGGGGATACGTTAAGCGGGATCGCTTTAAAGTTCATGAACAATGCAGATCTTTATACCAAGATCGCCAAAGATAACAGCATCGAGGATCCCCGGCTGATATTCAGCGGGCAGAAGATAGTGATCAGAAAATAA